ATACGCATAGATACGCATAGATACGCATAGATACGCATAGATACGCATAGATACGCATAGATACCCATAGATACGCATAGATACGCATAGATACGCATAGATACACATAGATACGCATAGATACACATTGAATAACATTCATACATGGtctgttctgaagtgtctgtcctacatCTGAGAGATAGAAGAAAGATCTGGAAATTATATACTTTTTTTACCCATATTTAACCCATCTTTTAAAAACACGAAACTACTTCCATGATTGTTTAAAACTGGTACCGGGGACCTTCGGTCGAGTCTTGTGGGGCTTGTGGGCGTCCTAGAGCACACCAACCGACATGTGCGTGACAGTCTCACCTTTCGACGGTGGTACCCCAAACTGTTCGCTACAGACAGGAGTTGGCAGATCGTCGGTACCGACTTCAGATGAGTCCCacggtcatattagtttgtaggccaaaccgttcggactCTACGgacgttttcgtgagaagaaCGATTTTCGGGatttctcctggtctgacaaatacCGCTGAAGTTCtcccaccttccaccgcagatgcggaaggtgAATATCGAAGGATGAGGTAGATTAAGACACAGCTCATGCAAAAAAACAGACAGCTTCATTATGCTATTTAGATTTCCGAGGAGAAATAAAAACAATTTACACTTTCCAGGCCCTTAAGAGTTGCTGAATTTTCCTCTTCACTTCAGAGAACACAATCCCCTTCTGCCTTCTCAGTTCCAGCTGCTAGTCAATAAGGGTTATGACAGATGTGGGTATCCAGAATATAGTCTGTCCTACCTTCTCCAGCACCTTGCACACATACTGGCACCACAAGATCAGGAAGATGATCACTACGAGCAACAGGATGATCGTCACcagacagccaatcagaataGGGGTGTTCCCATCATCCGGTTGGTCCTTGGTTGATGGGTTTGTCACTGAGGGGGAGGAGTTAAGGAGTTGACTAATTTCatttatttgaaaaaaaaaaaagacatatAGGTCTATAGCCAGTAGTACATATATTTAAAATATGATCAAGGATATAACATAATCAAGTTATTTCCATAGTGAAaactatactgtatacagtagaaGCAGGTTAGATGGATCCATCCCCTTTCCCTCAGCTTATCTGACACTTTTGCAGCCAGACTTTTTCAGTTACAACTAAACAACTGAAAGGAAACAAAGTGTTGAAATATTCAGAGGTGCTGCTTTTAGAAAACACCTAAACTTTCTAGTACctgaaagggttcttcggctatcCCCATtgtagaaccctttgaagaacctgtTTTGGTTTCCAGTAGAACCCTATTGGGTTCCATGTATAAACCCTTTCCCaagagggttctacatgaaacccaaaagagttctacctggaaccataaagtgttctacctggaactaaaaatggttctacctggaactaaaaagtgttctacctggaactaaatagtgttctacctggaactaaaagtgttctacctggaactaaaaagtgttctacctggaactaaaaagtGTTCTCCAATGGAGAAAaacccctttggaacccttttttcaaaGAGACTACCCCCGAAACACTCAGTTTTGCATTTTCTCCattaatggttatggtaaggattGGGAGAGGGGAAGCAGGAAGTTGAAAGGTCACCAGTCTTGTGGGTGGTGGGTATGGAGCTCTCCTCCTTGGGCCAAGGGGATGTCACTGCCAGGGTTATCTGAGTCGGAATCACGGTGTCTGCTGTGGGACAAAAGGAACCAATTAAGAGTTTATTTCCCCCAAAAACGCTATTTCCTCAAATGTTTCAAATTcgtgttttttttaaatcagaaatGATTGTTTATGGGAACCTTCATGAGTGTGTGTAAAATATTTGTATTCCTAGTATgtgtatgaaaacaaaaatgtatttgCAAAACACGATATATCATTTTTTTTGCTAGAATGTTAGTATCGTGTAtttttgactgtgatatgtggtggaCCCACTTAGCTATCTTaaaatgcactaactgtaaatcgctctggattagAGCATCTACTAAATGCCAAACaattcaaatgtaaatgttttacatacagatctcatattactgtattgaattatttatttaaaacatttaaatattgatgtcacaaatgtataATTTATAAATTTATTTCAAAAAAATGTAGTTATTagttacatttgactgtgtatAACCTAGCAGTTTAACTCATTTCTCTGAGAGGGAGGCAGATATAttgcatttgcaaaaaaaaaacgattatttgtctctctgaaatgaatccatcaagtgatagattttaaTCAAAtgctgtcacgtgtgctccctctccggcctctaggtcaccaggctgctcgttatggcgcacacctgtcaccatggTTACACGCACCTgcgcgtcatcagactcacctggacttcatcacctccccgattaccttccctatatatgtcaatccctttggttccttccccagacgtctgtgcgttgttcgttttttcttgttttgtattacgtttatttattaaaacactctcTCAATGCAGTCgtacatgtctgtcattgaacaacctcgtgtcatgattagatagtgaaaaaaaTACACCAATCTCTCTCAAGTTCTTTAAACAATAAACGCCTAACTTACCAACGTTTCAGAAAATAGATAAATAGCGTTTTGGAACCAAACTCTACAAATGGTCACCTGTGTTCACATACGACACTGAACATTAGAGTACATATTTTCACAGGGGTTTAGATGGTACGATGATTCTCTGTACATTGCTTGTGCTTGTCATGTGACAACCTAAAATCTGGCAAACATTTAAGAATTTTTGAAACCCAGGAAATGGCGTGGCTATTTCTACATACTGCacaggtctttaactgttttccTGTGAACCGTGCCTGGTGGGGCTCAATGTGTGTCAAAGGACAGATAGCGCCGGAACTGGATCATTGTAGCCTTAGGGGATGAAGAGGAGTAAGTcagtaaggaaggaaggaaggaaggaagtgaaCCATGCCTTAGGggatgaagaggagtaaggaaggaaggaaggaagtgaaCCATGCCTTAGGggatgaagaggagtaaggaaggaaggaaggaaggaaggaagtgaaCCATGCCTTAGGGGATGAAGAGGAGTAAGTcagtaaggaaggaaggaaggaaggaagtgaaCCATGCCTTAGGGGGTGAAGAGGAGTAagtcaggaaggaaggaaggaaggaagtgaaCCATGCCTTAGGGGATGAAGAGGAGTAAGTcagtaaggaaggaaggaagtgaaCCATGCCTTAGGGGATGAAGAGGAGTAAGTcagtaaggaaggaaggaagtgaaCCATGCCTTAGGGGATGAAGAGGAGTAAGTcagtaaggaaggaaggaaggaaggaagtgaaCCATGCCTTAGGGGATGAAGAGGAGTAAGTcagtaaggaaggaaggaaggatgaagAGGAGTAAGTcagtaaggaaggaaggaaggaaggaagtgaaCCATGCCTTAGGGGATGAAGAGGAGTAAGTcagtaaggaaggaaggaaggaaggaagtgaaCCATGCCTTAGGGGATGAAGAGGAGTAAGTcagtaaggaaggaaggaaggaagtgaaCCATGCCTTAGGGGATGAAGAGGAGTAAGTcagtaaggaaggaaggaaggaaggaagtgaaCCATGCCTTAGGGGATGAAGAGGAGTAAGTCAGGAAGGAAgtcaaggaaggaaggaaggaagtgaaCCGTGCCTTAGCGGTAGATATTTCTCTGCTTCCCCTCCTACCTGACTGGAAGGAGATTTCGCTGAACATCATCCACACATCAGCGAAGTGGAAGCGGCAGCGCAGGGCCTTGGCATTACGGCGTCCCAGAGGCACGGTCACATAGCGAGCGCTGGGGTTGCGGTCGTCCAGCACCGTACGGAACTCCACCGGCTCGGTCTCCCAGTTAGCAATGAGACGAGGCTTGAAAGAGCAGGACACGGAGGAGAAGATCTTCACTCCGCGGTGGAACATATTGTTACTGTGCACCTGTCCANNNNNNNNNNNNNNNNNNNNNNNNNNNNNNNNNNNNNNNNNNNNNNNNNNNNNNNNNNNNNNNNNNNNNNNNNNNNNNNNNNNNNNNNNNNNNNNNNNNNNNNNNNNNNNNNNNNNNNNNNNNNNNNNNNNNNNNNNNNNNNNNNNNNNNNNNNNNNNNNNNNNNNNNNNNNNNNNNNNNNNNNNNNNNNNNNNNNNNNNNNNNNNNNNNNNNNNNNNNNNNNNNNNNNNNNNNNNNNNNNNNNNNNNNNNNNNNNNNNNNNNNNNNNNNNNNNNNNNNNNNNNNNNNNNNNNNNNNNNNNNNNNNNNNNNNNNNNNNNNNNNNNNNNNNNNNNNNNNNNNNNNNNNNNNNNNNNNNNNNNNNNNNNNNNNNNNNNNNNNNNNNNNNNNNNNNNNNNNNNNNNNNNNNNNNNNNNNNNNNNNNNNNNNNNNNNNNNNNNNNNNNNNNNNNNNNNNNNNNNNNNNNNNNNNNNNNNNNNNNNNNNNNNNNNNNNNNNNNNNAGACAGTTACCAGCTGACAGCCAGGCCCTCCAGGAGACCAGTTGACCCAGCCCTGAGAGTTACCAGCTGAGAGCTCTAGGAGACAGTTACCAGCTGACAGCCAGTCCCTCCAACAGACAGTTATGAGAGCAGCTGAAAACCAGTCCCTCAACAacagacagttaccatctgaaagccagccaccccaggagacagttatcagctgaaagccagtccctccccaggagacagttatcagctgaaagccagtccctccaggagacagttaccagctgaaagccagcccccccaggagacagttatcagctgaaagccagtccctccaggagatagttaccatctgaaagccagtccctccaggagacagttatcagctgaaagcggtaattttagtgtaggaaaggatgaaacagcgtctgtgccaccagtaagtacagatagtagtataaatcccctggcacagtccccgcagccggacaactttctcacggtttctggaaggaaatgctgtaggaacgctcaaccggtgtcgctcattcagccgacagaaactttcaaccggttttccccattaagcagcgggtcggtgtcagaggccgagtcttctctggtctctactcctcccgttacggggtctgagacgccgaagcttcccaccattagctctgacaaattgaaaactctagtcattggcgactccattacccgcagtattagacttaaagcgaatcatccagcgatcatacactgtttacccggggcagggctaccgacgttaaggctaatctgaagatggtgctggctaaagctaaaactggcgagtgtagagagtatagagatattgttatccacgccggcaccaacgatgttaggatgaaacagtcagagttcaccaagcgcaacatagcttctgcgtgcatatcagctagaaagatgtgtcggcatcgagtaattgtctctggccccctcccagttagggggagtgatgagctctacagcagagtctcacaactcaccgctggttgaaaactgttttctgcccctcccaaagatagaatttgtagatagtggccctctttctgggactcaccccaaacaggaccaagcctgacctgctgaggagacggactccatcctagctggaggggtgctctcatcttatctaccaacatagacagggctctaactcctctagctccacaatgaaattgggtgcaggccaggcagcaggctattagccagcctgccagcatagtgggagtctgccactagcatagtcagtgtagtcagctcagctatcaccattgagaccgtgtctgtgcctcgacctaggttgggcaaaactaaacatggcggtgttcgccttagcaatctcactaggataaagaccacctccattcctgtcattactgaaagagatcatgatacctcacttctcaaaatagggctacttaatgttagatcccttacttcaaaggcaattatagtcaatgaactaatcactgatcataatcttgatgtgattggcctgactgaaacatggcttaagcctgatgaatttactgtgttaaatgaggcctcacctcctggctacactagtgaccatatccccgtgcatcccgcaaggcggaggtgttgctaacatttacgatagcaaatttcaatttacaaaaaaaaaatgatgttttcgtcttttgagcttctagtcatgaaatctatgcagcctactcaatcactttttatagctactgtttacaggcctcctgggccatatacagcgtttctcactgagttccctgaattcctatcggaccttgtagtcattgcagataatattctaatctttggtgactttaatattcacatggaaaagtccacagacccactccaaaggctttcggagccatcatcgactcagtgggttttgtcaacatgtctctggacccactcactgtcacagtcatacgctggacctagttttgtcccatggaataaatgttgtggatcttaatgtttttcctcataatcctggactatcggaccaccatttttattacgtttgcaattgcagcaaataatctgctcagaccccagcaaggaacatcaaaagtcgtgctataaattcacagacaacacaaaagaTTCTGATGCCTTCCAGACTCCTCTGCCtgcccaaggacgccagaggacaaaaatcgttaaccacctaactgagtatctcaatttaaccttgcgcaatacctagATGCagtgcacccctaaaaactaaaaaaatgtctcataagaaactagctcccatagtgcagaaaatacccgagctctgaagcaagcttcagaaaattggaacggaaatggcgccaccaaactggaagtcttccgactagcttggaaggacggtaccgtgcagtaccgaagagcccttactgctgctcgatcatcctatttttctaacttaattgaggaaaataagaacaatcgaaattcctttttgatactgtcgcaaagctaactaaaagcgcattccccaagagaggatgactttcactttagcagtgataaattcatgaacttctttgaggaaagattatgattattagaaagcaaattacggactcctctttaaacctgcgtattcctccaaacctcagttgtcctgagtctgcacaactctgccaggacctaggatcaagagagacgctcaagtcttttagtactatatctcttgacacaatgatgaaaataatcatggcctctaaaccttcaagctgcatactggaccctattccaactaaactactgaaagagctgcttcctgtgcttggccctcctatgttgaacataataaacggctctctatccactggatgtgtaccaaactcactaaaagtggcagtaataaagcctctcttgaaaaagccaaaccttgacccagaaaatataaaaaactatcggcctatatcgaatcttccattcctctcaaaaattttagaaggctgttgcgcagcaactcactgccttcctgaagacaaacaatgtatacgaaatgcttcagtctggttttagaccccatcatagcactgagacggcacttgtgaaggtggtaaattacattttaatggcaacggaccgaggctctgcatctgtcctcgtgctcctagaccttagtgctgcttttgataccatcgatcaccacattcttttggagagattggaaacccaaattggtctacacggacatgttctggcctggtttagatcttatctgtcagaaagatatcagtttgtctctgtgaatggtttgtcctctgacaaatcaactgtaaatttcggtgttcctcaaggttctgttttaggaccactattgttttcactatatattttacctcttggggatgttattcgaaaacataatgtaaactttcactgctatgcggatgacacacagctgtacatttcaatgaaacatggtgaagccccaaaattgccctcgctagaagcatgtgtttcagacataaggaagtggatggctgcaaactttctactattaaactcggacaaaacagagatgcttgttctaggtcccaagaaacaaagagatcttctgttgaatctgacaattaatcttaatggttgtacagtcgtctcaaataaaactgtgaaggacctcggcgttactctggaccctgatctctcttttgaagaacatatcaagaccatttcgaggacagcttttttccatctacgtaacattgcaaaaatcagaaactttctgtccaaaaatgatgcagaaaaattaatccatgcttttgtcacttctaggttagactactgcaatgctctattttccggctaccggataaagcactaaataaacttcagttagtgctgaatacggctgctagaatcctgactagaaccaaaaaatttgatcatattactccagtgctagcctctctacactggcttcctgtcaaagcaagggctgatttcaaggttttattgctaacctacaaagcattacatgggcttgctcctacctatctctctgatttggtcctgccgtacatacctacacgtacgctacggtcacaagacgcaggcctcctaattgtgcctagaatttctaagcaaacagctggaggcagggctttctcctatagagctccatttttatggaacggtctgcctacccatgtcagagacgcaaactcggtctcaacctttaagtctttactgaagactcatctcttcagtgggtcatatgattgagtgtagtctggcccaggagtgggaaggtgaacggaaaggctctggagcaacgaaccgcccttgctgtctctgcctggccgattcccctctttccactgggattctctgcctctaccctgttacgggggctgagtcactggcttactggggctctctcatgccgtccctgggggtgcgtcacctgggtgggttgattcactgttgtggtcggcctgtctgggttggcgccccccttgggttgtgccgtggcggagatctttgtgggctatactcggccttgtctcaggatggtaagttggtggttgaagatatccctctagtggtgtgggggctgtgctttggcaaagtgggtggggttatatccttcctgtttggccctgtccggggtgtcctcggatggggccacagtgtctcctgacccctcctgtctcagcctccagtatttatgctgcattagtttatgtgtcgggggctagggtcagtttgttatatctggagtacttctcctgtcctattcggtgtcctgtgtgaatctaagtgtgcgttctctaattctctccttctctctttctttctctctctcggaggacctgagccctaggaccatgccccaggactacctgacatgatgactccttgctgtccccagtccacctggccatgctgctgctccagtttcaactggcctgggccc
This sequence is a window from Oncorhynchus nerka isolate Pitt River unplaced genomic scaffold, Oner_Uvic_2.0 unplaced_scaffold_521___fragment_2___debris, whole genome shotgun sequence. Protein-coding genes within it:
- the LOC135567337 gene encoding discoidin domain-containing receptor 2-like isoform X1, whose product is MFHRGVKIFSSVSCSFKPRLIANWETEPVEFRTVLDDRNPSARYVTVPLGRRNAKALRCRFHFADVWMMFSEISFQSADTVIPTQITLAVTSPWPKEESSIPTTHKTVTNPSTKDQPDDGNTPILIGCLVTIILLLVVIIFLILWCQYVCKVLEKVGQTIFWIPTSVITLID
- the LOC135567337 gene encoding discoidin domain-containing receptor 2-like isoform X2; this translates as MFHRGVKIFSSVSCSFKPRLIANWETEPVEFRTVLDDRNPSARYVTVPLGRRNAKALRCRFHFADVWMMFSEISFQSDTVIPTQITLAVTSPWPKEESSIPTTHKTVTNPSTKDQPDDGNTPILIGCLVTIILLLVVIIFLILWCQYVCKVLEKVGQTIFWIPTSVITLID